The Heterodontus francisci isolate sHetFra1 chromosome 43, sHetFra1.hap1, whole genome shotgun sequence genome window below encodes:
- the dcaf15 gene encoding DDB1- and CUL4-associated factor 15 isoform X2, which produces MAPSWNKRPSGRKKSNVLRSLYRLKITGQFSHRMFQNLPPILCVPLKNIVDDDFLLAGHIFLGFTKCGRYVLSYTRDVPEQDIDELPYYVYYLYWWKFNIHDKLKKVRQVHLFKDQEVYSDLYLTVCEWPSDPSKLIVFGFNIRSVNDLLINMVMSDENDRDIYITTVATPPYAFCPDCKDVALLNTDEQNAYCLQHGFMLHTKYQVVYPFPTFQPAFQLKKDGVVLLNTSYSLVACAISVNTTGEKGQILYSRSSENTEPAGHHELDPSLTSPVMDSVTSSYKQCEDANSPLSSHGTSDCILHKSDTNRCTRCESCSEEMLSWELKSCKHAILAECKPAQCDQSSATDKAKEFAADIFRRARAASSVTAVSRSLSEAVSKPKEGALKEKPTEDYYKVLCTQRNETSDFTLPSCSSEAMLEMQCSSCVALNPKCSHSLVLGCTCTTLGKPVLDNGVSSAAKLRTEVTSEFVQSESGTMDNTASQHHETAQTDPGYVNYIKLHYVLEPSGMVADDDGYDDKISLHFVVTDLRGRNLKPVKESTLYQGKYLTVEQLTLDFEYVINEVIKNDASWSKRYCSFSDYDIVILETQDLSYLFEGHVEPKHWHLCNGGSWRLNCCTGANKWQCLEYLP; this is translated from the exons ATGGCGCCGAGTTGGAACAAGCGTCCGAGTGGGAGGAAGAAAAGCAACGTCCTGAGGAGCTTATACCGGCTGAAG ATAACTGGCCAGTTCTCGCACCGAATGTTCCAAAATTTGCCTCCCATTCTTTGCGTCCCCCTGAAGAACATTGTGGATGATGATTTTTTACTAGCTGG CCACATATTCCTTGGCTTTACAAAATGCGGTAGGTATGTGCTATCCTACACCAGGGATGTGCCAGAGCAGGATATTGACGAATTACCGTACTACGTGTATTATCTGTACTGGTGGAAGTTCAACATTCATGACAAGTTGAAAAAG GTGAGACAAGTGCACCTTTTCAAAGATCAGGAAGTGTACAGCGACTTGTATCTAACAGTGTGTGAATGGCCAAGTGATCCCTCAAAGCTTATTGTGTTTGGGTTCAA CATTCGCTCAGTGAACGATCTACTGATAAACATGGTgatgagtgatgagaatgatagagatatTTATATTACAACAGTTGCTACACCGCCATATGCGTTCTGTCCCGATTGCAAGGACGTGGCTTTGCTTAACACAG ATGAGCAGAATGCCTATTGTTTACAGCACGGTTTCATGCTTCATACAAAGTACCAGGTGGTGTATCCCTTCCCCACGTTTCAGCCTGCCTTCCAGCTCAAGAAAGATGGAGTGGTGTTACTGAACACCAGCTACTCACTGGTAGCATGTGCAATATCTGTAAACACAACAG GTGAGAAAGGACAGATTCTGTACAGTAGGAGCAGTGAAAACACTGAACCTGCAGGACACCATGAGTTGGATCCTAGTCTTACTTCGCCAGTAATGGACAGTGTCACGTCCAGTTATAAGCAGTGTGAAGATGCCAATAGTCCTTTATCCAGCCATGGAACATCGGACTGCATCTTACACAAATCCGACACTAACAGGTGCACACGCTGTGAAAGCTGCTCTGAGGAAATGCTGAGCTGGGAACTTAAGAGCTGTAAGCACGCTATACTGGCAGAGTGTAAACCTGCCCAGTGTGACCAATCTTCTGCCACAGACAAAGCAAAGGAATTTGCAGCTGACATTTTCAGGCGAGCCAGAGCTGCCAGCAGTGTCACTGCTGTGTCGCGTAGTTTAAGTGAAGCTGTATCCAAACCAAAGGAAGGTGCCCTAAAAGAGAAGCCCACAGAAGACTACTACAAGGTCCTTTGTACACAGAGAAATGAGACTTCTGATTTCACGCTCCCCTCCTGCTCTTCTGAAGCAATGTTAGAGATGCAGTGTTCTAGTTGTGTTGCCTTGAACCCCAAGTGCTCGCATTCGCTTGTATTAGGGTGCACTTGTACAACACTGGGGAAACCTGTTCTGGACAACGGTGTATCGTCTGCTGCTAAACTGAGGACTGAAGTGACAAGTGAGTTTGTTCAGAGTGAATCAGGCACAATGGACAATACTGCCAGCCAGCACCACGAAACTGCACAAACAGACCCCGGTTACGTGAACTACATAAAGCTGCATTATGTTCTGGAACCTTCTGGTATGGTTGCAGATGATGATG GATATGATGATAAGATCTCGCTGCATTTTGTAGTGACTGACTTGAGGGGAAGGAACCTGAAACCTGTGAAAGAAAGTACTTTGTATCAG GGCAAGTACCTCACAGTGGAGCAGCTGACACTTGACTTTGAATATGTCATTAATGAGGTTATAAAGAATGATGCTTCCTGGTCAAAGCGATACTGTTCCTTCAGTGATTATGATATTGTAATCCTAGAG ACCCAAGACCTATCATACTTGTTTGAAGGGCACGTGGAACCTAAACACTGGCATCTTTGCAACGGTGGGAGTTGGAGACTTAACTGCTGTACAGGGGCAAACAAG TGGCAGTGTTTGGAGTACCTTCCGTAA
- the dcaf15 gene encoding DDB1- and CUL4-associated factor 15 isoform X1 codes for MAPSWNKRPSGRKKSNVLRSLYRLKITGQFSHRMFQNLPPILCVPLKNIVDDDFLLAGHIFLGFTKCGRYVLSYTRDVPEQDIDELPYYVYYLYWWKFNIHDKLKKVRQVHLFKDQEVYSDLYLTVCEWPSDPSKLIVFGFNIRSVNDLLINMVMSDENDRDIYITTVATPPYAFCPDCKDVALLNTDEQNAYCLQHGFMLHTKYQVVYPFPTFQPAFQLKKDGVVLLNTSYSLVACAISVNTTGEKGQILYSRSSENTEPAGHHELDPSLTSPVMDSVTSSYKQCEDANSPLSSHGTSDCILHKSDTNRCTRCESCSEEMLSWELKSCKHAILAECKPAQCDQSSATDKAKEFAADIFRRARAASSVTAVSRSLSEAVSKPKEGALKEKPTEDYYKVLCTQRNETSDFTLPSCSSEAMLEMQCSSCVALNPKCSHSLVLGCTCTTLGKPVLDNGVSSAAKLRTEVTSEFVQSESGTMDNTASQHHETAQTDPGYVNYIKLHYVLEPSGMVADDDGYDDKISLHFVVTDLRGRNLKPVKESTLYQGKYLTVEQLTLDFEYVINEVIKNDASWSKRYCSFSDYDIVILEVCPITNHVIINIGLLLLAYPSDEEGQIRPKTYHTCLKGTWNLNTGIFATVGVGDLTAVQGQTSGSVWSTFRKSCVDIAMRWLVPESTFRNVNRMTNEALHKGRSLKRLADSGRSMWIVL; via the exons ATGGCGCCGAGTTGGAACAAGCGTCCGAGTGGGAGGAAGAAAAGCAACGTCCTGAGGAGCTTATACCGGCTGAAG ATAACTGGCCAGTTCTCGCACCGAATGTTCCAAAATTTGCCTCCCATTCTTTGCGTCCCCCTGAAGAACATTGTGGATGATGATTTTTTACTAGCTGG CCACATATTCCTTGGCTTTACAAAATGCGGTAGGTATGTGCTATCCTACACCAGGGATGTGCCAGAGCAGGATATTGACGAATTACCGTACTACGTGTATTATCTGTACTGGTGGAAGTTCAACATTCATGACAAGTTGAAAAAG GTGAGACAAGTGCACCTTTTCAAAGATCAGGAAGTGTACAGCGACTTGTATCTAACAGTGTGTGAATGGCCAAGTGATCCCTCAAAGCTTATTGTGTTTGGGTTCAA CATTCGCTCAGTGAACGATCTACTGATAAACATGGTgatgagtgatgagaatgatagagatatTTATATTACAACAGTTGCTACACCGCCATATGCGTTCTGTCCCGATTGCAAGGACGTGGCTTTGCTTAACACAG ATGAGCAGAATGCCTATTGTTTACAGCACGGTTTCATGCTTCATACAAAGTACCAGGTGGTGTATCCCTTCCCCACGTTTCAGCCTGCCTTCCAGCTCAAGAAAGATGGAGTGGTGTTACTGAACACCAGCTACTCACTGGTAGCATGTGCAATATCTGTAAACACAACAG GTGAGAAAGGACAGATTCTGTACAGTAGGAGCAGTGAAAACACTGAACCTGCAGGACACCATGAGTTGGATCCTAGTCTTACTTCGCCAGTAATGGACAGTGTCACGTCCAGTTATAAGCAGTGTGAAGATGCCAATAGTCCTTTATCCAGCCATGGAACATCGGACTGCATCTTACACAAATCCGACACTAACAGGTGCACACGCTGTGAAAGCTGCTCTGAGGAAATGCTGAGCTGGGAACTTAAGAGCTGTAAGCACGCTATACTGGCAGAGTGTAAACCTGCCCAGTGTGACCAATCTTCTGCCACAGACAAAGCAAAGGAATTTGCAGCTGACATTTTCAGGCGAGCCAGAGCTGCCAGCAGTGTCACTGCTGTGTCGCGTAGTTTAAGTGAAGCTGTATCCAAACCAAAGGAAGGTGCCCTAAAAGAGAAGCCCACAGAAGACTACTACAAGGTCCTTTGTACACAGAGAAATGAGACTTCTGATTTCACGCTCCCCTCCTGCTCTTCTGAAGCAATGTTAGAGATGCAGTGTTCTAGTTGTGTTGCCTTGAACCCCAAGTGCTCGCATTCGCTTGTATTAGGGTGCACTTGTACAACACTGGGGAAACCTGTTCTGGACAACGGTGTATCGTCTGCTGCTAAACTGAGGACTGAAGTGACAAGTGAGTTTGTTCAGAGTGAATCAGGCACAATGGACAATACTGCCAGCCAGCACCACGAAACTGCACAAACAGACCCCGGTTACGTGAACTACATAAAGCTGCATTATGTTCTGGAACCTTCTGGTATGGTTGCAGATGATGATG GATATGATGATAAGATCTCGCTGCATTTTGTAGTGACTGACTTGAGGGGAAGGAACCTGAAACCTGTGAAAGAAAGTACTTTGTATCAG GGCAAGTACCTCACAGTGGAGCAGCTGACACTTGACTTTGAATATGTCATTAATGAGGTTATAAAGAATGATGCTTCCTGGTCAAAGCGATACTGTTCCTTCAGTGATTATGATATTGTAATCCTAGAG GTCTGCCCTATAACCAACCATGTCATCATTAACATAGGACTGCTGCTCTTGGCATACCCTTCAGATGAAGAAGGACAAATAAG ACCCAAGACCTATCATACTTGTTTGAAGGGCACGTGGAACCTAAACACTGGCATCTTTGCAACGGTGGGAGTTGGAGACTTAACTGCTGTACAGGGGCAAACAAG TGGCAGTGTTTGGAGTACCTTCCGTAAAAGCTGTGTTGATATAGCAATGAGGTGGTTGGTTCCTGAAAGTACCTTCCGCAACGTCAACAGAATGACTAACGAAGCTCTGCATAAAG GTCGCTCGCTGAAGCGCCTGGCGGACAGTGGACGCAGCATGTGGATTGTTCTGTAG